From the Oncorhynchus nerka isolate Pitt River linkage group LG28, Oner_Uvic_2.0, whole genome shotgun sequence genome, one window contains:
- the LOC115115470 gene encoding monocarboxylate transporter 7-like isoform X1: protein MNRPVLNVVGGHFSPANYKHHLLYFSMNCYTFSKSDSLPTFPTESHAPSMTVWGSRLKRCMGPIVYTAPPDGGWGWVVAVSFFLVEVFTYGVIKSLGIFLQDLMGEFGESNSRVSWIISICVFVMAFTAPLASVMTNRFGFQTVVMIGGLLVSIGTIASGFTKSINEMYITIGLVAGLGYCLTFLPTITLLSQYFSHRRSLVTAVASTGESFSVFALAPAFSALRDCIGWRYTLVVIGALQGIIIICGVLLRPIIIRPGPATETETDGLADKELKALNTEEEYYSKERLYIKGSSYAKDGSYTLQSDSKLAHHYSLSSGESVNSAVQSPHHQVLEDGSKAGEEIEEEASSQRCLGSKKKEMEKDEEKEEKQTQTLSPQKLLDFSMLREGSFICYALFGLFATLGFFAPQLYIIELSVNRGVMRHRAAHMLSAMAFAEIFGRLSIGWVLGRKLFRGRKPLVLLGCVVLLCLVLVAFTLVWEFWGLAVCCGFYGFFIGTVSSTHIPMLAEEDVVGIERMSSAVGVYVFIQSFAGLAGPPLGGVLVDLTQNYGSAFYSCAVGMSLGAVFLGLVRPAKRGLLCCSTTRPQSISYYSNNMKCSETRLYSRRGHQNLPEPMQVGPGNPVPQREGKEAQDRDSPQDFLEVNLDMDQKTLLKKANR from the exons ATGAATCGACCTGTTCTGAATGTTGTGGGGGGACATTTCTCCCCTGCCAATTACAAGCATCATTTACTTTACTTTTCAATGAACTGTTATACCTTTTCAAAAAGTGATTCATTGCCCACCTTCCCTACAGAATCGCATGCTCCATCCATGACAGTGTGGGGGTCCAGATTGAAGCGCTGCATGGGGCCTATTGTCTACACGGCTCCACCAGATGGTGGCTGGGGCTGGGTGGTGGCGGTCTCCTTCTTCCTGGTGGAAGTGTTCACCTACGGAGTCATCAAGAGCCTGGGCATCTTCCTCCAGGACCTGATGGGGGAGTTTGGGGAGAGCAACAGCCGAGTCTCTTGGATCATCTCCATCTGTGTCTTCGTCATGGCCTTCACTG CTCCTCTCGCTTCTGTGATGACCAACCGGTTTGGCTTCCAGACAGTTGTTATGATTGGTGGACTCCTCGTATCCATAGGAACCATCGCCAGTGGCTTCACCAAATCCATCAACGAGATGTACATCACCATCGGACTCGTTGCAG GTCTGGGGTACTGTCTGACCTTCCTGCCCACCATTACTCTCCTGTCCCAGTACTTCTCCCACCGACGCTCCCTGGTCACAGCTGTCGCCTCCACAGGAGAGTCCTTCTCTGTGTTCGCGCTCGCCCCAG cCTTCTCTGCTCTGAGGGACTGTATCGGCTGGCGTTACACCCTGGTGGTGATCGGAGCTCTAcagggcatcatcatcatctgtggAGTTCTGCTAAGACCCATCATCATCAGACCTGGACCAGCCACGGAGACAGAAACTGATGGACTGGCTGACAAAGAGCTGAAGGCTCTGAACACAGAGGAGGAGTACTACAGTAAGGAGAGGTTGTACATTAAGGGCAGTTCATATGCTAAGGATGGGTCTTACACACTGCAGAGTGATAGCAAGCTGGCTCATCATTACTCCCTGAGCTCTGGAGAGTCTGTAAACTCTGCAGTTCAGTCCCCCCATCACCAGGTCCTGGAGGACGGCAGTAAGGcaggggaggagatagaggaggaggcgTCTTCACAGAGGTGCTTAGGAAGCAagaagaaggagatggagaaggacgaggagaaggaggagaagcagACACAAACACTATCCCCCCAGAAACTCCTTGACTTCTCCATGTTAAGAGAAGGCAGCTTCATCTGCTACGCTCTCTTCGGCCTTTTTGCCACATTGGGTTTCTTCGCCCCTCAGCTCTACATCATCGAGCTGAGTGTGAACCGTGGCGTGATGCGTCACCGCGCCGCCCACATGCTCTCCGCCATGGCCTTTGCCGAGATCTTCGGCCGCCTCTCCATTGGTTGGGTGCTAGGCAGGAAGCTGTTCAGAGGCAGGAAGCCCCTGGTGCTGCTGGGATGTGTAGTTCTGCTGTGCCTGGTGCTGGTGGCCTTTACCCTGGTGTGGGAGTTCTGGGGCCTGGCCGTGTGTTGTGGGTTCTATGGGTTTTTTATAGGCACCGTGTCGTCGACACATATACCCATGCTGGCAGAGGAGGATGTGGTGGGCATAGAAAGGATGTCGTCAGCTGTGGGGGTCTATGTGTTTATACAAAGCTTCGCTGGGCTGGCGGGACCACCTCTGGGAG GTGTTCTTGTGGACCTGACTCAGAACTACGGCTCAGCGTTCTACTCCTGTGCGGTGGGTATGAGTCTAGGGGCTGTGTTCCTGGGTCTGGTACGACCAGCCAAGAGAGGCCTGCTCTGCTGCAGCACAACCAGgcctcagagcatttcgtattattct aataatatgaagtgctctgagaccaggttgtacAGCAGGAGGGGGCATCAGAACCTCCCAGAACCCATGCAGGTGGGGCCGGGGAACCCTGTACCTCAGCGAGAGGGGAAGGAGGCCCAGGACAGAGACAGTCCTCAGGACTTCCTAGAAGTTAACCTTGATATGGACCAGAAAACGTTACTGAAAAAGGCCAACAGATGA
- the LOC115115470 gene encoding monocarboxylate transporter 7-like isoform X2, producing MSKTNPGDLHSPVVLRDQSTKESHAPSMTVWGSRLKRCMGPIVYTAPPDGGWGWVVAVSFFLVEVFTYGVIKSLGIFLQDLMGEFGESNSRVSWIISICVFVMAFTAPLASVMTNRFGFQTVVMIGGLLVSIGTIASGFTKSINEMYITIGLVAGLGYCLTFLPTITLLSQYFSHRRSLVTAVASTGESFSVFALAPAFSALRDCIGWRYTLVVIGALQGIIIICGVLLRPIIIRPGPATETETDGLADKELKALNTEEEYYSKERLYIKGSSYAKDGSYTLQSDSKLAHHYSLSSGESVNSAVQSPHHQVLEDGSKAGEEIEEEASSQRCLGSKKKEMEKDEEKEEKQTQTLSPQKLLDFSMLREGSFICYALFGLFATLGFFAPQLYIIELSVNRGVMRHRAAHMLSAMAFAEIFGRLSIGWVLGRKLFRGRKPLVLLGCVVLLCLVLVAFTLVWEFWGLAVCCGFYGFFIGTVSSTHIPMLAEEDVVGIERMSSAVGVYVFIQSFAGLAGPPLGGVLVDLTQNYGSAFYSCAVGMSLGAVFLGLVRPAKRGLLCCSTTRPQSISYYSNNMKCSETRLYSRRGHQNLPEPMQVGPGNPVPQREGKEAQDRDSPQDFLEVNLDMDQKTLLKKANR from the exons AATCGCATGCTCCATCCATGACAGTGTGGGGGTCCAGATTGAAGCGCTGCATGGGGCCTATTGTCTACACGGCTCCACCAGATGGTGGCTGGGGCTGGGTGGTGGCGGTCTCCTTCTTCCTGGTGGAAGTGTTCACCTACGGAGTCATCAAGAGCCTGGGCATCTTCCTCCAGGACCTGATGGGGGAGTTTGGGGAGAGCAACAGCCGAGTCTCTTGGATCATCTCCATCTGTGTCTTCGTCATGGCCTTCACTG CTCCTCTCGCTTCTGTGATGACCAACCGGTTTGGCTTCCAGACAGTTGTTATGATTGGTGGACTCCTCGTATCCATAGGAACCATCGCCAGTGGCTTCACCAAATCCATCAACGAGATGTACATCACCATCGGACTCGTTGCAG GTCTGGGGTACTGTCTGACCTTCCTGCCCACCATTACTCTCCTGTCCCAGTACTTCTCCCACCGACGCTCCCTGGTCACAGCTGTCGCCTCCACAGGAGAGTCCTTCTCTGTGTTCGCGCTCGCCCCAG cCTTCTCTGCTCTGAGGGACTGTATCGGCTGGCGTTACACCCTGGTGGTGATCGGAGCTCTAcagggcatcatcatcatctgtggAGTTCTGCTAAGACCCATCATCATCAGACCTGGACCAGCCACGGAGACAGAAACTGATGGACTGGCTGACAAAGAGCTGAAGGCTCTGAACACAGAGGAGGAGTACTACAGTAAGGAGAGGTTGTACATTAAGGGCAGTTCATATGCTAAGGATGGGTCTTACACACTGCAGAGTGATAGCAAGCTGGCTCATCATTACTCCCTGAGCTCTGGAGAGTCTGTAAACTCTGCAGTTCAGTCCCCCCATCACCAGGTCCTGGAGGACGGCAGTAAGGcaggggaggagatagaggaggaggcgTCTTCACAGAGGTGCTTAGGAAGCAagaagaaggagatggagaaggacgaggagaaggaggagaagcagACACAAACACTATCCCCCCAGAAACTCCTTGACTTCTCCATGTTAAGAGAAGGCAGCTTCATCTGCTACGCTCTCTTCGGCCTTTTTGCCACATTGGGTTTCTTCGCCCCTCAGCTCTACATCATCGAGCTGAGTGTGAACCGTGGCGTGATGCGTCACCGCGCCGCCCACATGCTCTCCGCCATGGCCTTTGCCGAGATCTTCGGCCGCCTCTCCATTGGTTGGGTGCTAGGCAGGAAGCTGTTCAGAGGCAGGAAGCCCCTGGTGCTGCTGGGATGTGTAGTTCTGCTGTGCCTGGTGCTGGTGGCCTTTACCCTGGTGTGGGAGTTCTGGGGCCTGGCCGTGTGTTGTGGGTTCTATGGGTTTTTTATAGGCACCGTGTCGTCGACACATATACCCATGCTGGCAGAGGAGGATGTGGTGGGCATAGAAAGGATGTCGTCAGCTGTGGGGGTCTATGTGTTTATACAAAGCTTCGCTGGGCTGGCGGGACCACCTCTGGGAG GTGTTCTTGTGGACCTGACTCAGAACTACGGCTCAGCGTTCTACTCCTGTGCGGTGGGTATGAGTCTAGGGGCTGTGTTCCTGGGTCTGGTACGACCAGCCAAGAGAGGCCTGCTCTGCTGCAGCACAACCAGgcctcagagcatttcgtattattct aataatatgaagtgctctgagaccaggttgtacAGCAGGAGGGGGCATCAGAACCTCCCAGAACCCATGCAGGTGGGGCCGGGGAACCCTGTACCTCAGCGAGAGGGGAAGGAGGCCCAGGACAGAGACAGTCCTCAGGACTTCCTAGAAGTTAACCTTGATATGGACCAGAAAACGTTACTGAAAAAGGCCAACAGATGA
- the LOC115115470 gene encoding monocarboxylate transporter 7-like isoform X3 encodes MTVWGSRLKRCMGPIVYTAPPDGGWGWVVAVSFFLVEVFTYGVIKSLGIFLQDLMGEFGESNSRVSWIISICVFVMAFTAPLASVMTNRFGFQTVVMIGGLLVSIGTIASGFTKSINEMYITIGLVAGLGYCLTFLPTITLLSQYFSHRRSLVTAVASTGESFSVFALAPAFSALRDCIGWRYTLVVIGALQGIIIICGVLLRPIIIRPGPATETETDGLADKELKALNTEEEYYSKERLYIKGSSYAKDGSYTLQSDSKLAHHYSLSSGESVNSAVQSPHHQVLEDGSKAGEEIEEEASSQRCLGSKKKEMEKDEEKEEKQTQTLSPQKLLDFSMLREGSFICYALFGLFATLGFFAPQLYIIELSVNRGVMRHRAAHMLSAMAFAEIFGRLSIGWVLGRKLFRGRKPLVLLGCVVLLCLVLVAFTLVWEFWGLAVCCGFYGFFIGTVSSTHIPMLAEEDVVGIERMSSAVGVYVFIQSFAGLAGPPLGGVLVDLTQNYGSAFYSCAVGMSLGAVFLGLVRPAKRGLLCCSTTRPQSISYYSNNMKCSETRLYSRRGHQNLPEPMQVGPGNPVPQREGKEAQDRDSPQDFLEVNLDMDQKTLLKKANR; translated from the exons ATGACAGTGTGGGGGTCCAGATTGAAGCGCTGCATGGGGCCTATTGTCTACACGGCTCCACCAGATGGTGGCTGGGGCTGGGTGGTGGCGGTCTCCTTCTTCCTGGTGGAAGTGTTCACCTACGGAGTCATCAAGAGCCTGGGCATCTTCCTCCAGGACCTGATGGGGGAGTTTGGGGAGAGCAACAGCCGAGTCTCTTGGATCATCTCCATCTGTGTCTTCGTCATGGCCTTCACTG CTCCTCTCGCTTCTGTGATGACCAACCGGTTTGGCTTCCAGACAGTTGTTATGATTGGTGGACTCCTCGTATCCATAGGAACCATCGCCAGTGGCTTCACCAAATCCATCAACGAGATGTACATCACCATCGGACTCGTTGCAG GTCTGGGGTACTGTCTGACCTTCCTGCCCACCATTACTCTCCTGTCCCAGTACTTCTCCCACCGACGCTCCCTGGTCACAGCTGTCGCCTCCACAGGAGAGTCCTTCTCTGTGTTCGCGCTCGCCCCAG cCTTCTCTGCTCTGAGGGACTGTATCGGCTGGCGTTACACCCTGGTGGTGATCGGAGCTCTAcagggcatcatcatcatctgtggAGTTCTGCTAAGACCCATCATCATCAGACCTGGACCAGCCACGGAGACAGAAACTGATGGACTGGCTGACAAAGAGCTGAAGGCTCTGAACACAGAGGAGGAGTACTACAGTAAGGAGAGGTTGTACATTAAGGGCAGTTCATATGCTAAGGATGGGTCTTACACACTGCAGAGTGATAGCAAGCTGGCTCATCATTACTCCCTGAGCTCTGGAGAGTCTGTAAACTCTGCAGTTCAGTCCCCCCATCACCAGGTCCTGGAGGACGGCAGTAAGGcaggggaggagatagaggaggaggcgTCTTCACAGAGGTGCTTAGGAAGCAagaagaaggagatggagaaggacgaggagaaggaggagaagcagACACAAACACTATCCCCCCAGAAACTCCTTGACTTCTCCATGTTAAGAGAAGGCAGCTTCATCTGCTACGCTCTCTTCGGCCTTTTTGCCACATTGGGTTTCTTCGCCCCTCAGCTCTACATCATCGAGCTGAGTGTGAACCGTGGCGTGATGCGTCACCGCGCCGCCCACATGCTCTCCGCCATGGCCTTTGCCGAGATCTTCGGCCGCCTCTCCATTGGTTGGGTGCTAGGCAGGAAGCTGTTCAGAGGCAGGAAGCCCCTGGTGCTGCTGGGATGTGTAGTTCTGCTGTGCCTGGTGCTGGTGGCCTTTACCCTGGTGTGGGAGTTCTGGGGCCTGGCCGTGTGTTGTGGGTTCTATGGGTTTTTTATAGGCACCGTGTCGTCGACACATATACCCATGCTGGCAGAGGAGGATGTGGTGGGCATAGAAAGGATGTCGTCAGCTGTGGGGGTCTATGTGTTTATACAAAGCTTCGCTGGGCTGGCGGGACCACCTCTGGGAG GTGTTCTTGTGGACCTGACTCAGAACTACGGCTCAGCGTTCTACTCCTGTGCGGTGGGTATGAGTCTAGGGGCTGTGTTCCTGGGTCTGGTACGACCAGCCAAGAGAGGCCTGCTCTGCTGCAGCACAACCAGgcctcagagcatttcgtattattct aataatatgaagtgctctgagaccaggttgtacAGCAGGAGGGGGCATCAGAACCTCCCAGAACCCATGCAGGTGGGGCCGGGGAACCCTGTACCTCAGCGAGAGGGGAAGGAGGCCCAGGACAGAGACAGTCCTCAGGACTTCCTAGAAGTTAACCTTGATATGGACCAGAAAACGTTACTGAAAAAGGCCAACAGATGA